The following proteins are encoded in a genomic region of Zea mays cultivar B73 chromosome 9, Zm-B73-REFERENCE-NAM-5.0, whole genome shotgun sequence:
- the LOC100502371 gene encoding serine threonine kinase 1 isoform X1, whose protein sequence is MGRSYLEGGRDAGADLGYPLVAVCIDKDKNSQNALKWAIDSLVQKGQTIVLVHVNTKGTSGGVEDAAGFKQPTDPHMKDLFVPFRCFCTRKDINCKDVVLDEHDVAKSIIEFSAQAAVEKLVLGATTRGGFVRFKADIPTTISKGAPDFCSVYIVNKGKVSSQRNSTRAAPRVSPLRSQIQSSQIAATLKPEPPQSHRWSSSSRGHEHGETPRVDNFRSPFARGGPANTRKSYADLSHMSMPDSADISFVSSTGRRSVDHHPAIPPRMSNGSVDSYDHSFEMSRTPSKWGGDSFGGMDHTTFSQSSSSSFCSLGMDDVEAEMKRLRLELKQTMDMYSTACKEALTAKQKAMELQRWKMEEEQKTQDSRITEDSAMAMIEREKARAKAAMEAAEASQRIAEMEVQKRISAEKKLLKEAEERKNRGGSGMSHEARYRRYSIEEIEQATDNFNDARKVGEGGYGPVYKGFLDHTQVAIKVLRPDAAQGRSQFQQEVEVLSCIRHPNMVLLLGACPEYGCLVYEYMASGSLDDCLFRRSGGAGGPVIPWQHRFRICAEIATGLLFLHQTKPEPLVHRDLKPGNILLDRNYVSKISDVGLARLVPPSVADTVTQYRMTSTAGTFCYIDPEYQQTGMLGVKSDVYSFGVMLLQIITAKPPMGLSHHVGRALERGELQDMLDPAVPDWPLEEAQCLAEMALRCCELRRKDRPDLGAVVLPELNRLRALGEDNMQYCGAIIRGGGGGGGMHSSSPFHSNISRSHAEMMIDSQYPRSVFSSRAGDSPMPPRRSNA, encoded by the exons ATGGGGCGGTCATACCTTGAAGGCGGGCGGGACGCGGGGGCGGACCTTGGGTACCCGCTGGTGGCCGTGTGCATCGACAAGGACAAGAACAGCCAGAACGCGCTCAAGTGGGCCATCGACTCGCTGGTACAGAAGGGGCAGACCATCGTCCTTGTCCACGTCAACACCAAGGGCACCTCCGGCGGCGTGGAGGACGCGGCCGGGTTCAAGCAGCCGACGGACCCGCACATGAAGGACCTCTTCGTCCCGTTCCGATGCTTCTGCACCCGCAAAGAC ATCAATTGCAAGGACGTGGTGCTGGACGAGCACGACGTGGCCAAGTCCATCATCGAGTTCTCGGCGCAGGCGGCCGTGGAGAAGCTCGTCCTCGGCGCCACGACGAGGGGCGGCTTCGTCCGGTTCAAGGCGGACATCCCGACCACCATCTCCAAGGGCGCCCCAGACTTCTGCTCGGTGTACATCGTCAACAAGGGGAAGGTCTCGTCGCAGCGCAACTCCACCCGCGCCGCGCCGCGGGTGTCGCCGCTCCGGTCGCAGATCCAGTCGTCGCAGATTGCCGCAACGCTCAAGCCCGAGCCGCCGCAGTCGCACCGGTGGTCCTCGTCGTCGAGAGGCCACGAGCACGGCGAGACGCCGCGGGTGGACAACTTCCGCTCGCCGTTCGCGCGCGGGGGCCCCGCGAACACGCGCAAGTCGTACGCCGACCTCAGCCACATGTCCATGCCGGACTCGGCCGACATCTCGTTTGTCAGCAGCACCGGCCGCCGGAGCGTCGACCACCACCCGGCGATCCCGCCGCGGATGTCCAACGGCTCCGTGGACAGCTACGACCACAGCTTCGAGATGTCACGCACGCCCAGCAAGTGGGGCGGCGACTCCTTCGGCGGCATGGACCACACCACCTTCTCGCAGAGCAGCAGCTCTTCCTTCTGCTCCCTCGGCATG GACGACGTGgaggcggagatgaagaggcttCGCCTGGAGCTCAAGCAGACAATGGACATGTACAGCACGGCCTGCAAGGAGGCGCTGACGGCGAAACAGAAGGCCATGGAGCTGCAGCGGTGGAAGATGGAGGAGGAGCAGAAGACGCAAGACTCGCGGATAACGGAGGACTCCGCGATGGCGATGATCGAGCGGGAGAAGGCTCGGGCGAAGGCGGCCATGGAGGCGGCGGAGGCGTCGCAGCGGATCGCGGAGATGGAGGTCCAGAAGCGGATCAGCGCGGAGAAGAAGCTGCTCAAGGAGGCCGAGGAGCGCAAGAACCGCGGCGGCAGCGGCATGTCCCACGAGGCCCGGTACCGGCGCTACAGCATCGAGGAGATCGAGCAGGCGACGGACAACTTCAACGACGCGCGCAAGGTGGGCGAGGGCGGGTACGGCCCCGTGTACAAGGGCTTCCTCGACCACACGCAGGTGGCCATCAAGGTGCTCCGGCCCGACGCGGCGCAGGGCCGGTCGCAGTTCCAGCAGGAGGTGGAGGTGCTGAGCTGCATCCGGCACCCCAACATGGTGCTCCTCCTCGGCGCGTGCCCGGAGTACGGCTGCCTCGTGTACGAGTACATGGCCAGCGGCAGCCTGGACGACTGCCTGTTCCGGCGCTCCGGCGGCGCCGGCGGGCCCGTCATCCCGTGGCAGCACCGGTTCCGCATCTGCGCCGAGATCGCGACGGGGCTGCTGTTCCTGCACCAGACCAAGCCCGAGCCGCTGGTGCACCGGGACCTCAAGCCGGGGAACATCCTGCTGGACCGCAACTACGTGAGCAAGATCAGCGACGTCGGGCTGGCGCGGCTCGTGCCGCCGTCCGTCGCCGACACCGTGACGCAGTACCGGATGACGTCCACCGCGGGGACCTTCTGCTACATCGACCCGGAGTACCAGCAGACGGGCATGCTCGGCGTCAAGTCCGACGTCTACTCCTTCGGCGTCATGCTGCTGCAGATCATCACGGCGAAGCCGCCCATGGGGCTGTCGCACCACGTCGGACGCGCCCTGGAGCGCGGCGAGCTGCAGGACATGCTGGACCCCGCCGTGCCCGACTGGCCCCTGGAGGAGGCGCAGTGCCTCGCCGAGATGGCGCTCCGGTGCTGCGAGCTGCGCCGCAAGGACCGGCCGGACCTCGGCGCCGTCGTGCTCCCGGAGCTCAACCGGCTGCGCGCGCTCGGCGAGGACAACATGCAGTACTGCGGCGCCATCATcaggggtggcggcggcggcggcggcatgcACAGCTCGTCGCCGTTCCACAGCAACATCTCACGGTCACACGCC GAGATGATGATCGATTCCCAGTACCCAAGATCAGTGTTCAGCTCAAGAGCGGGCGATTCGCCCATGCCGCCGAGAAGGTCGAACGCTTGA
- the LOC732800 gene encoding anthocyanidin 3-O-glucosyltransferase, translating to MAPADGESSPPPHVAVVAFPFSSHAAVLLSIARALAAAAAPSGATLSFLSTASSLAQLRKASSASAGHGLPGNLRFVEVPDGAPAAEETVPVPRQMQLFMEAAEAGGVKAWLEAARAAAGGARVTCVVGDAFVWPAADAAASAGAPWVPVWTAASCALLAHVRTDALREDVGDQAANRVDEPLISHPGLASYRVRDLPDGVVSGDFNYVINLLVHRMGQCLPRSAAAVALNTFPGLDPPDVTAALAEILPNCVPFGPYHLLLAEDDADTAAPADPHGCLAWLGRQPARGVAYVSFGTVACPRPDELRELAAGLEASAAPFLWSLREDSWTLLPPGFLDRAAGTGSGLVVPWAPQVAVLRHPSVGAFVTHAGWASVLEGVSSGVPMACRPFFGDQRMNARSVAHVWGFGAAFEGAMTSAGVAAAVEELLRGEEGARMRARAKELQALVAEAFGPGGECRKNFDRFVEIVCRA from the exons ATGGCGCCCGCCGACGGCGAGTCCTCCCCGCCGCCGCACGTGGCCGTGGTCGCCTTCCCGTTCAGCTCCCACGCGGCGGTGCTGCTCTCCATCGCGCGCGCCCTGGCTGCCGCCGCGGCGCCGTCCGGGGCCACGCTCTCGTTCCTCTCCACCGCGTCCTCCCTCGCGCAGCTCCGCAAGGCCAGCAGCGCCTCCGCCGGGCACGGGCTCCCGGGGAACCTGCGCTTCGTCGAGGTACCGGACGGCGCGCCCGCGGCCGAGGAGACCGTGCCGGTGCCGCGGCAGATGCAGCTGTTCATGGAGGCCGCGGAGGCCGGAGGGGTGAAGGCCTGGCTGGAGGCGGCCCGCGCCGCGGCGGGCGGCGCCAGGGTGACCTGCGTGGTGGGCGACGCGTTCGTGTGGCCTGCGGCGGACGCGGCCGCCTCCGCGGGGGCGCCGTGGGTGCCGGTGTGGACGGCCGCGTCGTGCGCGCTCCTGGCGCACGTCCGCACCGACGCGCTCCGGGAGGACGTCGGCGACCAGG CCGCAAACAGGGTGGACGAGCCACTGATCTCCCACCCGGGCCTCGCCAGCTACCGCGTCCGTGACCTCCCAGACGGCGTCGTCTCCGGCGACTTCAACTACGTCATCAACCTCCTCGTCCACCGCATGGGGCAGTGCCTCCCGCGCTCTGCCGCCGCCGTGGCACTCAACACGTTCCCAGGCCTGGACCCGCCCGACGTCACCGCGGCGCTCGCGGAGATCCTGCCCAACTGCGTCCCGTTCGGCCCCTACCACCTCCTCCTCGCCGAGGACGACGCCGACACCGCCGCACCAGCCGACCCGCACGGCTGCCTCGCCTGGCTGGGCCGCCAACCCGCGCGCGGCGTCGCGTACGTCAGCTTCGGCACGGTGGCGTGCCCGCGGCCTGACGAGCTCCGCGAGCTGGCGGCCGGGCTGGAGGCCTCGGCCGCGCCGTTCCTGTGGTCGCTGCGCGAGGACTCGTGGACGCTCCTCCCGCCGGGTTTCCTTGACCGCGCCGCGGGCACCGGGTCCGGGCTCGTGGTGCCCTGGGCGCCGCAGGTGGCCGTGCTGCGCCACCCTTCCGTGGGCGCGTTCGTGACGCACGCCGGGTGGGCGTCGGTGCTGGAGGGCGTGTCCAGCGGGGTGCCCATGGCGTGCCGCCCCTTCTTCGGCGACCAGCGGATGAACGCGCGGTCCGTGGCGCACGTGTGGGGGTTCGGCGCCGCGTTCGAGGGCGCCATGACGAGCGCCGGAGTGGCCGCGGCCGTGGAGGAGCTGCTGCGCGGGGAGGAAGGGGCGCGGATGAGGGCAAGGGCCAAGGAGCTGCAGGCCTTGGTGGCCGAGGCGTTCGGGCCAGGCGGTGAGTGCAGGAAGAACTTCGACAGGTTCGTCGAGATAGTCTGTCGCGCGTGA
- the LOC100502371 gene encoding serine threonine kinase 1 produces the protein MGRSYLEGGRDAGADLGYPLVAVCIDKDKNSQNALKWAIDSLVQKGQTIVLVHVNTKGTSGGVEDAAGFKQPTDPHMKDLFVPFRCFCTRKDINCKDVVLDEHDVAKSIIEFSAQAAVEKLVLGATTRGGFVRFKADIPTTISKGAPDFCSVYIVNKGKVSSQRNSTRAAPRVSPLRSQIQSSQIAATLKPEPPQSHRWSSSSRGHEHGETPRVDNFRSPFARGGPANTRKSYADLSHMSMPDSADISFVSSTGRRSVDHHPAIPPRMSNGSVDSYDHSFEMSRTPSKWGGDSFGGMDHTTFSQSSSSSFCSLGMQDDVEAEMKRLRLELKQTMDMYSTACKEALTAKQKAMELQRWKMEEEQKTQDSRITEDSAMAMIEREKARAKAAMEAAEASQRIAEMEVQKRISAEKKLLKEAEERKNRGGSGMSHEARYRRYSIEEIEQATDNFNDARKVGEGGYGPVYKGFLDHTQVAIKVLRPDAAQGRSQFQQEVEVLSCIRHPNMVLLLGACPEYGCLVYEYMASGSLDDCLFRRSGGAGGPVIPWQHRFRICAEIATGLLFLHQTKPEPLVHRDLKPGNILLDRNYVSKISDVGLARLVPPSVADTVTQYRMTSTAGTFCYIDPEYQQTGMLGVKSDVYSFGVMLLQIITAKPPMGLSHHVGRALERGELQDMLDPAVPDWPLEEAQCLAEMALRCCELRRKDRPDLGAVVLPELNRLRALGEDNMQYCGAIIRGGGGGGGMHSSSPFHSNISRSHAEMMIDSQYPRSVFSSRAGDSPMPPRRSNA, from the exons ATGGGGCGGTCATACCTTGAAGGCGGGCGGGACGCGGGGGCGGACCTTGGGTACCCGCTGGTGGCCGTGTGCATCGACAAGGACAAGAACAGCCAGAACGCGCTCAAGTGGGCCATCGACTCGCTGGTACAGAAGGGGCAGACCATCGTCCTTGTCCACGTCAACACCAAGGGCACCTCCGGCGGCGTGGAGGACGCGGCCGGGTTCAAGCAGCCGACGGACCCGCACATGAAGGACCTCTTCGTCCCGTTCCGATGCTTCTGCACCCGCAAAGAC ATCAATTGCAAGGACGTGGTGCTGGACGAGCACGACGTGGCCAAGTCCATCATCGAGTTCTCGGCGCAGGCGGCCGTGGAGAAGCTCGTCCTCGGCGCCACGACGAGGGGCGGCTTCGTCCGGTTCAAGGCGGACATCCCGACCACCATCTCCAAGGGCGCCCCAGACTTCTGCTCGGTGTACATCGTCAACAAGGGGAAGGTCTCGTCGCAGCGCAACTCCACCCGCGCCGCGCCGCGGGTGTCGCCGCTCCGGTCGCAGATCCAGTCGTCGCAGATTGCCGCAACGCTCAAGCCCGAGCCGCCGCAGTCGCACCGGTGGTCCTCGTCGTCGAGAGGCCACGAGCACGGCGAGACGCCGCGGGTGGACAACTTCCGCTCGCCGTTCGCGCGCGGGGGCCCCGCGAACACGCGCAAGTCGTACGCCGACCTCAGCCACATGTCCATGCCGGACTCGGCCGACATCTCGTTTGTCAGCAGCACCGGCCGCCGGAGCGTCGACCACCACCCGGCGATCCCGCCGCGGATGTCCAACGGCTCCGTGGACAGCTACGACCACAGCTTCGAGATGTCACGCACGCCCAGCAAGTGGGGCGGCGACTCCTTCGGCGGCATGGACCACACCACCTTCTCGCAGAGCAGCAGCTCTTCCTTCTGCTCCCTCGGCATG CAGGACGACGTGgaggcggagatgaagaggcttCGCCTGGAGCTCAAGCAGACAATGGACATGTACAGCACGGCCTGCAAGGAGGCGCTGACGGCGAAACAGAAGGCCATGGAGCTGCAGCGGTGGAAGATGGAGGAGGAGCAGAAGACGCAAGACTCGCGGATAACGGAGGACTCCGCGATGGCGATGATCGAGCGGGAGAAGGCTCGGGCGAAGGCGGCCATGGAGGCGGCGGAGGCGTCGCAGCGGATCGCGGAGATGGAGGTCCAGAAGCGGATCAGCGCGGAGAAGAAGCTGCTCAAGGAGGCCGAGGAGCGCAAGAACCGCGGCGGCAGCGGCATGTCCCACGAGGCCCGGTACCGGCGCTACAGCATCGAGGAGATCGAGCAGGCGACGGACAACTTCAACGACGCGCGCAAGGTGGGCGAGGGCGGGTACGGCCCCGTGTACAAGGGCTTCCTCGACCACACGCAGGTGGCCATCAAGGTGCTCCGGCCCGACGCGGCGCAGGGCCGGTCGCAGTTCCAGCAGGAGGTGGAGGTGCTGAGCTGCATCCGGCACCCCAACATGGTGCTCCTCCTCGGCGCGTGCCCGGAGTACGGCTGCCTCGTGTACGAGTACATGGCCAGCGGCAGCCTGGACGACTGCCTGTTCCGGCGCTCCGGCGGCGCCGGCGGGCCCGTCATCCCGTGGCAGCACCGGTTCCGCATCTGCGCCGAGATCGCGACGGGGCTGCTGTTCCTGCACCAGACCAAGCCCGAGCCGCTGGTGCACCGGGACCTCAAGCCGGGGAACATCCTGCTGGACCGCAACTACGTGAGCAAGATCAGCGACGTCGGGCTGGCGCGGCTCGTGCCGCCGTCCGTCGCCGACACCGTGACGCAGTACCGGATGACGTCCACCGCGGGGACCTTCTGCTACATCGACCCGGAGTACCAGCAGACGGGCATGCTCGGCGTCAAGTCCGACGTCTACTCCTTCGGCGTCATGCTGCTGCAGATCATCACGGCGAAGCCGCCCATGGGGCTGTCGCACCACGTCGGACGCGCCCTGGAGCGCGGCGAGCTGCAGGACATGCTGGACCCCGCCGTGCCCGACTGGCCCCTGGAGGAGGCGCAGTGCCTCGCCGAGATGGCGCTCCGGTGCTGCGAGCTGCGCCGCAAGGACCGGCCGGACCTCGGCGCCGTCGTGCTCCCGGAGCTCAACCGGCTGCGCGCGCTCGGCGAGGACAACATGCAGTACTGCGGCGCCATCATcaggggtggcggcggcggcggcggcatgcACAGCTCGTCGCCGTTCCACAGCAACATCTCACGGTCACACGCC GAGATGATGATCGATTCCCAGTACCCAAGATCAGTGTTCAGCTCAAGAGCGGGCGATTCGCCCATGCCGCCGAGAAGGTCGAACGCTTGA